In Cydia splendana chromosome 3, ilCydSple1.2, whole genome shotgun sequence, one DNA window encodes the following:
- the LOC134806835 gene encoding proton-coupled amino acid transporter-like protein pathetic, translating into MNGNAAGKDYNPFEHRKVEKPNSDARALANLLKASLGSGLLAMPLAFANAGWVVGIVGTIIIAFICGHCVHIFVDTSRGCCKAERKPLLSYAETCRAAFANGPKNVRRYAKAASIFAELSLLCTYIGVCCIFTVLIAENIKQLLDTYYPVVTLSVQYYCLILLVPLSIMTQIRHLKWLAPFSFLANVLLILTFIICLYYIFKDPISIEGASAMGQLSRFPAFLSTVIFAMEGIGVVMPVENVMKKPEHFLGCPSVLVIAMSFIMVLYTILGLFGYFRYGGSVMATITLNLPVDDWPAICAKSFIALSIFFTYPLHFFVVVDILTKYVNPHVKKQYTDITQICMRIFVVWFCGAIGIALPMLEQIINIVGALFYSILGLIIPGIVDTIFRWPDLGKYRWILWKNCLIVLFGFVCLISGCAVTIGDIIQNLREQSTE; encoded by the exons atgAATGGAAACGCAGCCGGAAAAGATTACAACCCGTTTGAGCATAGAAAAGTGGAAAAGCCTAATTC GGATGCCAGAGCCCTCGCTAATCTGCTCAAGGCCTCGCTGGGGTCTGGCCTATTGGCCATGCCCTTGGCATTTGCCAATGCTGGATGGGTAGTTGGTATCGTTGGCACGATCATTATTGCTTTTATCTGTGGTCACTGCGTTCACAtattt GTGGATACTTCCCGCGGATGCTGTAAGGCGGAACGAAAACCTCTCCTTAGCTACGCCGAGACCTGCAGAGCTGCATTTGCTAATGGCCCTAAAAATGTTAGACGCTATGCTAAAGCTGcaag TATTTTTGCGGAGTTATCTTTACTTTGCACATACATCGGTGTTTGCTGCATATTTACGGTACTTATAGcggaaaatattaaacag ctCTTAGACACATACTATCCCGTCGTAACTCTGTCAGTGCAATATTACTGtcttattttgctagtaccgttGAGTATTATGACACAAATTAGACATCTCAAGTGGTTGGCACCCTTTTCCTTCCTAGCGAACGTGTTATTGATCCTTACATTCATAATATGtctatattacatatttaaagaTCCCATATCCATCGAAGGTGCAAGCGCTATGGGACAATTATCTAGATTCCCTGCTTTTTTATC AACAGTAATCTTCGCAATGGAAGGCATCGGTGTGGTGATGCCAGTAGAGAATGTGATGAAAAAGCCCGAGCACTTCCTCGGATGCCCAAGTGTCCTAGTAATAGCAATGAGCTTTATCATGGTGCTGTACACTATTCTAGGCCTGTTCGGCTACTTCAGATATGGTGGTTCAGTGATGGCCACTATAACGCTCAATTTACCTGTCGATGATTG GCCTGCGATATGTGCTAAATCGTTCATAGCATTATCGATTTTCTTCACGTATCCTCTTCACTTCTTCGTCGTAGTGGACATTTTAACAAAATACGTCAACCCACACGTCAAGAAACAATACACGGACATTACTCAGATTTGCATGAGAATCTTTGTTGTTTGGTTTTGTG gtGCGATCGGTATAGCCCTGCCGATGTTGGAACAGATCATCAACATTGTCGGCGCTCTATTTTACTCTATCTTGGGCCTCATCATCCCGGGTATTGTCGACACCATTTTCCGATGGCCCGACCTTGGAAAGTACCGATGGATCTTATGGAAAAATTGTCTAATAGTGCTGTTTGGATTTGTCTGTTTGATTTCCGGATGTGCTGTCACTATAGGAGATATTATACAGAATTTGCGTGAGCAAAGTACGGAATGA